One window of Pocillopora verrucosa isolate sample1 chromosome 9, ASM3666991v2, whole genome shotgun sequence genomic DNA carries:
- the LOC131791366 gene encoding contactin-associated protein-like 2, with amino-acid sequence MKTGCKAGPPLVRVVPDIIETVEGRNVTVMCNVTANPKPDRIIWKRSDGILFSARTIVSEGNLTILNITTKHNGSYVCTATNPRGTKSSSVLLRVYSALKFVIKPPSNVTLIAYEAVILRCSASSDLKPTILWTYNETFSLPSGAAVDSLNALMILSANISHSGTYTCNATNAFSSIQTSVTVHVKYPETCSKLKANISDVSGDYLIDPDGDLGEDPFPVYCNMTDKGGVGVTVVSHNSENRTQVIGYNGRGEYSLDVHYRSANISQLKALTEASGNCQQFIKYECFHARLIEDGFSWWVSRDGQKMTYWGGANLSTGGCACGLTGSCADDESLKCNCDKNDKNWREDSGVLTIKSHLPVKQLRFGDTGDADLNEEGYHTLGKLECYGMT; translated from the exons ATGAAgacgggctgcaaagcgg GACCGCCTTTGGTGCGAGTTGTTCCCGACATAATTGAAACCGTGGAGGGTAGGAATGTTACTGTAATGTGCAACGTGACAGCTAATCCTAAACCAGACAGGATCATATGGAAAAGGTCTGATGGGATTCTTTTCAGCGCGAGGACTATTGTTAGTGAAGGAAATCTCACCATACTGAATATCACTACAAAACACAACGGCTCCTACGTATGTACTGCGACAAACCCCAGGGGTACCAAATCATCGTCAGTTCTCCTTCGTGTCTATTCAGCTCTTAAATTTGTCATCAAGCCTCCGTCGAATGTCACATTGATAGCGTATGAAGCTGTCATTCTGCGTTGCTCTGCTTCAAGCGACCTGAAGCCAACCATCCTATGGACGTATAAtgaaactttttccttaccttcAGGGGCGGCTGTTGACTCCTTGAATGCTTTGATGATTTTATCTGCTAATATATCTCATTCTGGTACCTACACTTGCAATGCGACTAATGCATTCAGCTCAATTCAAACAAGTGTCACTGTTCATGTCAAATACCCTGAAACATGCTCCAAACTGAAGGCAAACATCAGCGACGTCAGTGGTGATTACCTTATCGATCCTGACGGTGACCTTGGCGAGGATCCATTTCCTGTTTACTGTAACatgactgacaaaggaggcgttGGAGTGACAGTCGTCAGTCATAACAGTGAAAATAGAACGCAGGTGATAGGATACAATGGGCGTGGTGAATATTCCCTTGATGTTCATTACAGATCGGCCAACATATCTCAATTAAAAGCTCTGACGGAAGCCTCTGGTAATTGTCAACAGTTCATCAAATACGAGTGTTTCCACGCCAGATTAATAGAAGATGGATTTTCATGGTGGGTTTCACGTGACGGCCAGAAAATGACATACTGGGGGGGAGCGAACTTATCAACTGGTGGCTGTGCATGTGGTTTAACTGGATCGTGCGCCGATGACGAATCACTGAAGTGTAActgtgataaaaatgataagaattgGCGGGAAGACAGCGGTGTTCTTACCATAAAGTCCCACCTTCCCGTCAAACAGCTAAGGTTTGGTGACACGGGAGATGCAGATCTCAATGAAGAAGGATACCACACCTTAGGAAAACTAGAGTGCTATGGCATGACTTAG
- the LOC131791364 gene encoding uncharacterized protein — MKWSGLLLFSILVAICSGKEKENCRQVEMNPAKQDFVLENHVFKRMEIETASACEVNCFMEADCVSYNLKPQQNGTILCELSDSDHANNQQDLRYKEGTVYKSFKNRCSSMLCPSTKRCQTGFTWKGYRCVCANGLLGENCTEGMSRNEELFKVPGGQWRCEGDSFTA; from the exons ATGAAATGGTCAGGATTGTTACTCTTTTCAATTCTGGTTGCTATTTGCAGCGGTAAAGAGAAAG AAAACTGTCGGCAAGTAGAGATGAACCCCGCAAAGCAGGACTTTGTCCTCGAGAACCACGTTTTCAAAAGGATGGAAATTGAGACAGCCAGCGCATGTGAAGTGAACTGCTTCATGGAAGCTGACTGTGTTTCCTACAATCTAAAACCGCAACAGAATGGAACAATTTTGTGTGAATTGAGTGATTCGGATCACGCAAACAATCAGCAGGATCTACGATACAAAGAAGGGACTGTTTACAAATCATTTAAG AACCGCTGTTCCAGTATGCTTTGTCCATCAACAAAGCGATGCCAAACTGGCTTCACTTGGAAGGGTTATCGTTGTGTTTGCGCAAATGGACTACTGGGAGAAAACTGCACTGAAGGTATGTCGAGGAACGAAGAACTTTTTAAGGTACCAGGAGGACAATGGAGGTGTGAGGGAGACAGCTTTACCGCATGA
- the LOC131791469 gene encoding uncharacterized protein, translating to MKYFVLFLVVIHQMKNAEALKKGYDETENLTSRANGVSGLMRVEEQTKRFIRVSQLAVGDVIRGITGIDKNPAWCKVLAVFPVAHGQTQTTYDGFTAGQMVVERTVHPYGAYGTLRTGSVFTLATECDAMVNSAGKTFTPLSTAFCPFQLSWKQYLQLISSIRRLISLTGNFWFNLNVYHDNETAPVPHWIDRLPQLCQELLQCSRQDLSQCLKLRKVMAEFAQTYLSKEYAEVVEKALTKIYGDTEQNDEVESTTVEHFSQGSRRVFLMMVVGATVLLVALILVVAVFINFYRQRKVRRVTRYSPVKVQL from the coding sequence ATGAAATATTTTGTCCTGTTCCTGGTCGTGATCCACCAAATGAAAAATGCCGAGGCCCTCAAAAAAGGTTATGATGAGACAGAGAACTTAACATCGCGTGCTAACGGAGTCTCTGGCCTGATGCGCGTCGAGGAACAGACTAAACGCTTTATCCGTGTATCGCAGTTGGCTGTCGGTGACGTGATACGCGGCATCACCGGGATAGATAAGAACCCTGCGTGGTGCAAGGTATTGGCCGTATTTCCAGTGGCACATGGTCAGACACAGACTACGTATGACGGGTTCACTGCAGGTCAGATGGTCGTAGAGCGTACAGTCCACCCGTATGGCGCATATGGAACGTTACGTACAGGTTCTGTGTTCACACTAGCGACGGAGTGTGATGCTATGGTAAACTCAGCCGGAAAAACGTTCACGCCCTTAAGTACAGCATTCTGTCCATTCCAGTTGAGTTGGAAACAGTATCTTCAGTTGATCAGTTCGATACGCCGCCTAATCAGCCTCACTGGAAATTTCTGGTTTAACCTGAATGTGTACCACGACAACGAGACAGCACCTGTACCGCACTGGATCGACCGGCTTCCTCAGTTATGCCAGGAGCTCCTGCAGTGCTCGCGACAGGACCTTTCGCAGTGCTTAAAACTTCGCAAGGTTATGGCAGAATTTGCGCAGACGTACCTTAGCAAGGAATACGCTGAGGTCGTGGAAAAAGCTCTTACGAAGATTTACGGCGATACAGAGCAAAATGACGAGGTTGAGAGCACAACAGTGGAACATTTTTCACAGGGAAGTAGGCGCGTGTTTCTGATGATGGTTGTAGGTGCCACTGTGCTGCTTGTAGCACTGATACTAGTTGTAGCTGTGTTCATTAATTTCTACCGCCAAAGAAAGGTCAGAAGGGTAACTCGTTATTCTCCGGTGAAGGTTCAGCTTTAA